From a single Collibacillus ludicampi genomic region:
- the purL gene encoding phosphoribosylformylglycinamidine synthase subunit PurL, producing the protein MTVDACLHRFYGHGGRSTVRNEPTPQQIADEKIYRTMGLTDAEYERIVTLLGRQPNYVETGIYSVMWSEHCSYKSSKPVLKRFPTSGPRVLQGPGENAGIVDIGDNLAVVFKIESHNHPSAIEPYQGAATGVGGIIRDIFTMGARPVALLNSLRFGPIENNERNKYLFAHVVEGIAGYGNCIGIPTVGGEVVFDEKYTHNPLVNAMCVGIIDQDKIAKGAAKGVGNPVMVVGARTGRDGIHGATFASAEDPHAKERSAVQVGDPFMEKLLLEACLELIETGEVVGIQDMGAAGMTSSSSEMAARAGSGIELDMLKVPRREEGMTPYEIMLSESQERMLVVMKKGKEHIAEEIFAKWGLEATVIGRVTDDGMLRILEGDQVAAEIPVKTLVDDAPVYHRPSARPQYLDETETFDVESVAEPADLQDVLHILLRQPTIASKEWVYHQYDYMVRTSTAVRPGSDAAVVVIRGTQKALAMSTDGNGKYVYLDPEMGGKLAVAEAARNVVCSGAEPLAVTDCLNYSNPEKPEIFYQFEKSIDGMAEACRVLETPVISGNVSLYNETNGIDIYPTPVVGMVGLVHDVAHITTQEFKQDGDFIYLIGRTNKDLGGSEYLHAIHGKVAGTAPVIDLDFEKKVQRLTLTAIQRGLVRAAHDCAEGGLAVALAESCITGQKGAVIEIQTELRSDAALFAESPSRILVEIAPEHVDDFLALAKEHDVPVEKLGQVRGDQLIISVNGDVKISDQVKNLASTWKGAIPCLMT; encoded by the coding sequence ATGACGGTAGACGCCTGTTTACATCGATTTTACGGACATGGAGGGAGAAGCACGGTGCGTAACGAACCCACCCCACAACAAATTGCCGATGAGAAAATCTACCGCACCATGGGATTGACGGATGCGGAGTATGAACGGATCGTCACCCTGCTTGGCCGACAGCCGAATTACGTGGAAACAGGTATCTACTCGGTGATGTGGTCCGAACATTGCTCGTACAAGAGCTCCAAACCGGTGTTGAAACGCTTCCCCACTTCAGGTCCGCGCGTCCTACAGGGTCCTGGGGAAAATGCGGGGATCGTCGATATCGGCGATAACCTTGCCGTCGTGTTCAAAATCGAATCGCATAACCACCCGTCTGCTATCGAGCCCTATCAGGGAGCGGCGACAGGAGTCGGCGGAATCATCCGCGACATCTTTACGATGGGCGCGCGACCGGTCGCTCTGCTGAACTCCTTGCGTTTCGGACCGATTGAAAACAACGAGCGCAACAAATATCTGTTCGCGCACGTCGTCGAAGGGATCGCCGGTTACGGGAACTGTATCGGTATTCCGACCGTGGGTGGAGAAGTCGTTTTTGATGAAAAATACACCCATAACCCCCTGGTCAATGCCATGTGTGTCGGGATCATCGATCAAGACAAGATCGCGAAAGGCGCTGCTAAAGGCGTCGGCAACCCGGTGATGGTCGTGGGTGCGCGCACGGGGCGCGACGGAATCCACGGTGCAACGTTCGCGTCGGCGGAAGACCCGCATGCAAAGGAACGCTCCGCGGTGCAAGTGGGCGATCCGTTCATGGAGAAGTTGCTTCTTGAGGCTTGCTTGGAATTGATCGAGACGGGAGAAGTCGTCGGGATACAGGACATGGGTGCCGCAGGGATGACCTCTTCGTCTTCCGAAATGGCTGCACGCGCCGGTTCCGGAATCGAACTGGATATGTTGAAAGTGCCGCGTCGCGAAGAAGGCATGACCCCTTATGAAATCATGCTCTCCGAATCCCAAGAGCGCATGCTGGTCGTCATGAAAAAAGGAAAAGAGCATATCGCGGAAGAGATTTTTGCAAAATGGGGCCTGGAAGCGACCGTCATCGGCCGTGTGACCGATGATGGCATGCTGCGCATTCTCGAAGGCGATCAAGTGGCGGCTGAAATTCCGGTGAAGACTCTTGTGGATGATGCCCCTGTCTATCATCGTCCGTCTGCCCGTCCCCAATATCTCGACGAAACGGAAACGTTCGACGTCGAATCGGTGGCTGAACCTGCCGATTTGCAAGACGTGCTGCATATTCTCCTTCGTCAACCGACGATCGCTTCAAAAGAATGGGTGTATCACCAATATGATTACATGGTGCGTACATCGACAGCCGTTCGTCCGGGATCGGATGCGGCCGTTGTCGTGATCCGCGGTACGCAAAAAGCGCTGGCGATGTCCACAGACGGAAATGGCAAGTATGTCTACCTCGATCCGGAGATGGGAGGCAAGCTTGCAGTTGCCGAGGCGGCGAGAAACGTCGTATGTTCCGGGGCGGAACCGCTTGCGGTGACCGACTGTTTGAACTATTCGAATCCGGAAAAGCCGGAGATCTTCTATCAATTTGAAAAGTCGATTGACGGGATGGCAGAAGCTTGCCGCGTGCTGGAAACTCCCGTCATCTCGGGGAACGTCTCGCTTTACAACGAAACGAACGGAATCGATATCTATCCGACACCGGTCGTGGGCATGGTCGGCCTCGTGCATGATGTCGCCCATATCACCACGCAGGAATTCAAACAGGACGGCGACTTCATCTATTTGATCGGAAGGACGAACAAGGATCTGGGCGGTTCCGAATACCTGCACGCGATTCACGGCAAGGTGGCAGGCACAGCGCCCGTGATCGATCTGGATTTTGAGAAGAAAGTGCAACGTTTGACGCTCACCGCTATCCAGAGAGGACTTGTGCGTGCGGCACATGACTGCGCGGAAGGAGGACTGGCGGTCGCACTGGCGGAAAGTTGTATCACAGGACAAAAAGGCGCGGTCATCGAGATTCAGACAGAGTTGCGCAGCGATGCGGCATTGTTTGCGGAAAGCCCGTCTCGCATCCTTGTGGAGATTGCGCCTGAGCATGTGGACGATTTTCTCGCGTTGGCAAAAGAACATGATGTACCTGTGGAGAAGCTGGGGCAAGTACGCGGGGATCAATTGATCATTTCCGTCAATGGAGACGTGAAGATTTCCGATCAGGTGAAGAACCTTGCTTCCACATGGAAAGGAGCCATTCCATGCTTGATGACCTGA
- the purQ gene encoding phosphoribosylformylglycinamidine synthase subunit PurQ, translated as MRFAVIVFPGSNCDIDAYKAVEDVLAQDVDYVWHKETDLSQYDCIFLPGGFSYGDYLRCGAMAARSPVMEAVKKEAKAGKLVIGVCNGFQVLTEAGLLPGALRHNQQLKFRCEIVPLTVMNKNTPFTCDYEQDEIIHIPIAHGEGNYYVDEETLAKMKENNQIVFRYAGVNPNGSVENIAGIVNEAGNVLGMMPHPERAVHDWLGSNDGRRLFTSILRTWREKHGA; from the coding sequence ATGCGATTTGCGGTGATCGTTTTCCCGGGTTCGAACTGCGACATCGACGCATACAAAGCGGTCGAGGATGTGCTTGCCCAAGATGTCGACTACGTATGGCATAAGGAAACGGATCTCTCTCAGTATGACTGCATCTTTTTGCCCGGCGGTTTTTCCTATGGCGACTATTTGCGTTGCGGCGCCATGGCGGCACGCTCTCCGGTCATGGAAGCCGTGAAAAAAGAAGCGAAAGCAGGCAAATTGGTGATCGGAGTCTGCAACGGGTTTCAGGTCTTGACAGAAGCGGGTCTTCTGCCGGGGGCCCTTCGCCACAACCAACAATTGAAATTCCGCTGTGAGATCGTTCCGCTCACCGTTATGAACAAGAATACACCGTTTACGTGCGACTACGAACAGGATGAAATCATTCATATCCCGATCGCACACGGTGAGGGCAACTATTACGTGGATGAAGAAACGCTAGCGAAGATGAAAGAGAACAATCAAATCGTCTTCCGCTATGCGGGAGTCAACCCGAACGGTTCTGTCGAAAATATCGCGGGGATTGTTAACGAGGCGGGCAACGTTCTCGGCATGATGCCGCACCCTGAACGTGCGGTACATGATTGGCTTGGCTCGAATGACGGTAGACGCCTGTTTACATCGATTTTACGGACATGGAGGGAGAAGCACGGTGCGTAA
- the purS gene encoding phosphoribosylformylglycinamidine synthase subunit PurS, producing MILVRIHVTLKKSVLDPQGTAVTRSLHALGYDEVEDVRIGKYLEVKVKTTDKRMAEERVREMCEKLLANTVIETYEIELVEA from the coding sequence ATGATCCTCGTTCGTATTCATGTCACGTTAAAAAAATCGGTCCTTGATCCGCAAGGCACGGCGGTGACCCGCTCCCTTCATGCCCTCGGATATGATGAAGTGGAAGATGTGCGCATCGGAAAATACCTCGAAGTGAAAGTCAAGACGACAGACAAGCGTATGGCAGAAGAGCGCGTCCGGGAGATGTGTGAAAAGCTTCTCGCCAACACGGTGATCGAAACATACGAAATTGAACTGGTGGAGGCGTGA
- the purC gene encoding phosphoribosylaminoimidazolesuccinocarboxamide synthase yields MTVIKGEMLYEGKAKKVFLTDRDDQYIVEFKDDATAFNGEKRGKIADKGHLNNEISTIFFRMLEEKGIPTHFIDRLSEREMLVKKVTIVPLEVVVRNIAAGSLAKRLGLEEGTVLPKTVVEFYYKDDSLGDPLVNPSHIDVLELATAEQVSTMEQYGRKINEIMKDYLKDKNVILVDFKLEFGIDTQGNLILADEISPDTCRFWDAETKEKLDKDRFRRDLGSVEEAYQEILRRLGGTVS; encoded by the coding sequence ATGACTGTTATAAAAGGCGAAATGCTATACGAAGGAAAAGCGAAAAAAGTCTTTCTGACAGACCGCGACGATCAATACATCGTTGAATTCAAAGACGATGCCACCGCATTTAACGGAGAAAAAAGAGGCAAAATTGCAGACAAAGGACATCTCAATAACGAAATTTCCACCATCTTCTTTCGCATGCTTGAAGAGAAGGGAATCCCTACCCACTTCATCGATCGCTTATCCGAACGCGAAATGTTAGTGAAAAAAGTGACGATCGTACCCCTCGAAGTGGTTGTCCGCAACATTGCGGCCGGTTCCCTTGCGAAACGTCTCGGACTGGAAGAAGGAACCGTTTTGCCGAAAACCGTAGTCGAATTCTATTACAAAGATGATAGCCTCGGCGATCCGCTGGTCAACCCTTCCCACATCGATGTGCTCGAACTGGCGACTGCAGAACAAGTATCGACCATGGAACAATACGGACGCAAAATTAACGAAATCATGAAAGACTACTTAAAAGACAAAAATGTCATTCTTGTCGATTTTAAATTAGAATTCGGTATCGATACCCAAGGAAATCTCATCCTCGCCGACGAGATCTCGCCTGATACCTGCCGTTTCTGGGATGCGGAAACGAAAGAGAAACTGGACAAAGACCGTTTCCGTCGCGATCTGGGCTCGGTTGAAGAAGCTTACCAAGAAATCCTGCGACGTTTAGGAGGTACCGTTTCATGA
- the purB gene encoding adenylosuccinate lyase yields the protein MIERYSLPEMSAIWTLDNRFRMWLEVEILACEAWAELGVIPREDVEKIRKHADFKTERVLEIEEQTRHDVVAFTRAVSESLGPERKWVHYGLTSTDVVDTALSAQIKQANQIIRKDLHDFIDVLKKQAQKYKYTIMMGRTHGVHAEPTTFGLKVALWYEEMKRNLERFEQAAKGIEFGKISGAVGTYANIDPFVEKYVCEKLGLTPAPISTQTLQRDRHAAYIATIALIGTTLDKIATEIRALQKTEVREVEEPFYKGQKGSSAMPHKRNPVSCEQISGLSRILRGNMLAAYENVPLWHERDISHSSVERVIIPDCTILINYMLRRMIRIVDNLTVFPENMKRNMERTFGLIFSQRVLLALIDKGLVREQAYDTVQARAMQAWEEQRSFRELIENDPVVKEHLSKEELDDCFDPSWHIKHVDTIFERLGL from the coding sequence GTGATTGAACGTTATTCACTTCCGGAGATGTCGGCGATATGGACGCTGGACAACCGTTTTCGCATGTGGCTGGAGGTCGAGATTCTCGCGTGCGAAGCATGGGCGGAGTTGGGCGTGATCCCGCGTGAAGACGTGGAGAAGATTCGCAAACACGCGGATTTTAAAACGGAGCGCGTGCTTGAGATCGAAGAACAAACCCGCCATGATGTCGTCGCTTTCACGCGCGCGGTTTCCGAAAGCTTAGGCCCGGAGCGCAAATGGGTCCATTACGGTTTGACTTCGACCGACGTGGTCGATACAGCGCTGTCTGCACAGATCAAGCAGGCGAACCAGATCATCCGCAAGGATCTGCATGATTTCATCGATGTGTTGAAAAAGCAAGCGCAGAAGTACAAATACACGATCATGATGGGGCGCACACACGGTGTGCATGCGGAACCGACAACCTTCGGTCTGAAAGTCGCTCTCTGGTATGAGGAGATGAAACGCAATCTGGAGCGATTTGAGCAGGCAGCCAAAGGGATCGAATTCGGAAAAATTTCCGGTGCCGTCGGTACGTATGCGAACATCGACCCTTTTGTTGAGAAATATGTGTGCGAGAAACTCGGACTGACTCCCGCTCCGATCTCGACGCAAACGTTGCAGCGCGATCGTCATGCGGCTTATATCGCAACGATCGCTTTGATCGGTACGACGCTCGATAAGATCGCGACGGAGATCCGCGCACTGCAAAAAACGGAAGTACGCGAAGTGGAAGAGCCGTTTTACAAAGGGCAAAAAGGTTCTTCGGCGATGCCGCATAAACGCAATCCCGTGTCCTGCGAGCAAATTTCCGGTCTTTCCCGCATCCTGCGCGGCAACATGCTGGCCGCCTATGAAAACGTTCCGTTGTGGCATGAACGGGATATTTCCCATTCATCGGTGGAACGCGTCATCATTCCGGATTGCACGATTTTGATCAACTATATGTTGCGCCGCATGATTCGCATCGTGGACAACCTGACCGTTTTCCCGGAAAACATGAAGCGGAACATGGAACGCACATTCGGTCTTATCTTCTCCCAACGCGTCTTGCTTGCCTTGATCGACAAAGGGCTTGTGCGTGAACAGGCGTACGACACCGTGCAAGCGCGCGCGATGCAAGCGTGGGAAGAACAACGCTCCTTCCGCGAACTGATCGAAAACGACCCGGTCGTGAAGGAACATCTGAGCAAAGAAGAACTCGACGACTGCTTTGACCCCAGCTGGCATATCAAGCATGTCGATACCATTTTTGAACGTTTGGGGTTATAG
- the purE gene encoding 5-(carboxyamino)imidazole ribonucleotide mutase yields the protein MNKKVLIVMGSDSDLPIMQEAAKALEKMGVPSEIRISSAHRVPDKTAQLAREAEQNGFAVIIAGAGLAAHLPGVIAAHTTLPVIGVPIQGGAIQGVDALYAIVQMPQGIPVATVAINGAYNAGLLAAQIIATSDAEVAAKLKAHREEMAKKVEEKDAKLQDLGASAYIKEVLKR from the coding sequence ATGAATAAAAAAGTCCTGATCGTCATGGGAAGCGATTCCGATCTTCCTATCATGCAGGAAGCTGCCAAAGCGCTCGAAAAAATGGGCGTTCCCTCTGAGATCCGCATCTCTTCGGCACATCGTGTTCCGGATAAGACGGCTCAACTCGCACGTGAAGCGGAGCAGAACGGGTTTGCAGTCATTATCGCGGGTGCGGGATTGGCCGCCCATTTGCCAGGGGTTATCGCGGCACATACCACATTGCCTGTCATCGGGGTACCGATTCAAGGCGGCGCGATCCAAGGGGTGGACGCGCTCTATGCGATCGTTCAGATGCCGCAAGGAATTCCGGTGGCAACCGTTGCGATCAACGGCGCCTACAACGCAGGCCTTTTAGCTGCCCAGATCATCGCGACATCCGATGCGGAAGTGGCAGCCAAGTTGAAAGCGCATCGTGAAGAAATGGCCAAAAAAGTGGAAGAAAAGGACGCAAAACTGCAGGATCTCGGAGCATCCGCATATATAAAAGAGGTCTTGAAACGATAA
- a CDS encoding EAL domain-containing protein: MNSFGMQNELYTILAERKLKTVYQPIYQLESLQAYAYESLARGPAESRYAHPLTLFQDAIDMQIAHEVDLLAIQTALQGAENKIEGLLFINVLPSTLMRKDAMEQLLEITENSSLKHRLVLELTERTQVRDLKELRTAVNLLRTRGIRVAIDDLGQGYSSLAAVIELEPEYIKLDRSLVSGISKSSLKQKIVDVLVSISNEDMFLVAEGIEATSDLEYLKKAGIPFGQGYLLGMPKPLSVQAG; the protein is encoded by the coding sequence ATGAATTCTTTCGGTATGCAGAATGAACTCTATACGATATTGGCTGAACGAAAATTAAAGACTGTATATCAACCGATTTACCAATTGGAAAGCTTGCAAGCATACGCCTATGAATCGCTGGCCAGGGGGCCTGCGGAAAGCCGCTATGCGCATCCGCTTACCCTCTTTCAGGATGCGATTGACATGCAAATCGCTCACGAGGTCGATTTGTTAGCGATACAGACAGCTTTGCAGGGTGCTGAAAACAAAATCGAGGGGCTGCTGTTTATCAACGTATTACCATCGACTTTAATGCGGAAAGACGCCATGGAACAATTGTTGGAAATCACCGAAAATTCCAGTTTAAAACACCGTCTCGTTCTTGAGTTAACAGAACGAACACAGGTGAGAGATTTAAAGGAGTTACGAACGGCAGTGAACCTGTTGCGTACACGGGGAATTCGGGTAGCGATCGATGATCTCGGTCAGGGATATTCGTCACTGGCGGCGGTTATCGAATTGGAACCCGAATACATTAAACTGGATCGATCCCTCGTTTCCGGTATTTCTAAATCGTCATTGAAACAAAAGATCGTGGATGTATTGGTTTCCATATCAAACGAAGATATGTTTCTCGTTGCGGAAGGAATCGAAGCGACCAGCGATCTGGAGTATTTAAAAAAAGCGGGGATACCTTTTGGACAAGGTTATTTGTTAGGAATGCCCAAACCGTTGTCCGTTCAGGCCGGATAA
- the prfB gene encoding peptide chain release factor 2 (programmed frameshift), producing MALKTYGELRQELTNTAKRLADIGRSLDLPGKKARMQELENKMAEPSFWDDQEAAQKVISENNAIKNLVEQLESMTREQEDLEVLLELSKEENDESLLDEVDRGAAQLAKKLSDFELELLLSEPYDKNNAILEIHPGAGGTESQDWASMLLRMYTRWAEGRGFKVETLDYLPGDEAGIKSVTLLIKGYNAFGYLKAERGVHRLVRISPFDASGRRHTSFSSVDVMPEMDDDIDIDIRQEDLKIDTYRSSGAGGQHVNTTDSAVRITHIPTGIVVTCQSERSQIKNRAAAMKILAAKLYEKKREEQEKELAEIRGEVKDIAWGNQIRSYVFHPYSLVKDHRTGYEVGNVHAVMDGELDPFIDAWLRSRLSAKEENND from the exons ATGGCATTGAAAACTTACGGGGAATTGCGTCAGGAGTTAACCAATACAGCCAAGCGATTGGCGGACATCGGGAGGTCTCTT GACCTCCCCGGCAAGAAAGCTCGCATGCAAGAACTAGAAAACAAGATGGCGGAGCCTTCTTTCTGGGATGATCAAGAAGCCGCACAAAAAGTGATCAGTGAAAACAATGCGATCAAAAACCTCGTGGAACAACTGGAGTCGATGACTCGCGAACAAGAAGACCTGGAAGTGCTACTCGAATTGTCCAAAGAAGAGAACGATGAATCGCTTCTCGATGAAGTGGATCGCGGCGCGGCACAACTGGCCAAGAAGCTGTCCGATTTTGAATTGGAACTGTTGCTATCGGAACCCTACGACAAAAATAATGCGATTCTGGAGATCCATCCGGGTGCCGGCGGTACAGAATCGCAGGATTGGGCTTCCATGCTTTTGCGAATGTATACGCGCTGGGCGGAGGGTCGGGGGTTCAAAGTAGAGACCCTCGATTATCTGCCGGGGGATGAAGCGGGGATCAAGAGTGTAACCCTTTTGATCAAAGGGTATAATGCTTTCGGATATCTCAAAGCGGAGCGCGGCGTGCACCGTTTGGTGCGCATCTCCCCTTTCGACGCGTCCGGACGCCGCCATACTTCTTTCTCTTCGGTGGACGTCATGCCGGAGATGGATGACGATATCGACATCGACATTCGCCAAGAAGACTTAAAAATCGACACGTATCGTTCGAGCGGGGCGGGCGGACAGCATGTGAACACGACCGACTCGGCCGTGCGCATCACCCACATCCCGACGGGCATCGTTGTCACCTGTCAGAGCGAACGTTCGCAAATCAAAAACCGCGCGGCGGCGATGAAGATCCTGGCGGCCAAGTTATATGAAAAGAAACGGGAAGAACAAGAGAAGGAACTGGCCGAAATCCGCGGTGAAGTCAAAGATATCGCATGGGGCAACCAGATTCGCTCGTACGTCTTCCATCCCTATTCGCTCGTGAAAGACCACCGTACCGGATATGAAGTGGGCAACGTACACGCGGTGATGGACGGAGAATTAGACCCGTTTATCGACGCCTGGCTGCGCAGCCGCCTGTCCGCCAAAGAAGAGAACAATGATTAA
- the secA gene encoding preprotein translocase subunit SecA: protein MLSLLKKVFGDSNEREIKRLYKVVERINNLEPMVEKLSDDELRGKTIEFKQRHANGESLDDLLPEAFAVVREAGKRVLGKRHFDVQLMGGIVLHQGRIAEMRTGEGKTLVATLPSYLNALSGKGVHVITVNDYLARRDAEEMGQLHRFLGLSVGLNINGMEPHEKKAAYAADITYGTNNEFGFDYLRDNMAMSLDQMVQRELHYCIVDEVDSILIDEARTPLIISGMAEESTEMYIRANIFVSGLRAEEDYTVDEKARSAVLTEQGVRKAERFFGIQNLFEPSHISIHHHITQALKAHTLMHRDKDYVVQNDEIIIVDEFTGRLMHGRRYSEGLHQAIEAKEGVRIQNESKTLATITLQNYFRMYKKLSGMTGTAKTEEEEFRSIYGMDVVVIPTNRPNQRIDLPDVIYKNMRGKFNAVVAEIEKRHAKGQPVLVGTTSIEKSEYLSSLLKKKGIPHQVLNAKHHEREAQIVALAGQKGAVTIATNMAGRGTDIILGEGVAELGGLHIIGTERHESRRIDNQLRGRAGRQGDPGSSQFFLSLEDDLMRLFGSENIMAMMDRLGLEEDQPIENRLVTRAIESAQKKVEGNNFDIRKHVLKYDDVMNQQREVMYKQRRELLESDDVSDTIINMANELLSYAVDTYCQEEIVPEDWDLQGLIDYLEHHMLSPGKLKKEELTRYADRTEMLEFLQGLVQEEYKARAEQLGPVMKDFEKVILLRAVDSKWMDHIDAMDQLRQGIHLRAYGQRDPLVEYKFEGYEMFEAMIHSIREEVVLLVFKANVGIEVQPVQVQV, encoded by the coding sequence ATGTTGAGCCTCCTGAAAAAAGTTTTTGGAGATTCGAATGAGCGTGAAATCAAAAGGTTATATAAAGTGGTAGAACGGATCAATAACTTGGAGCCGATGGTGGAGAAGTTGAGTGACGACGAGTTGCGTGGCAAGACGATTGAATTTAAACAACGCCATGCAAACGGCGAGTCACTCGACGATCTGTTGCCGGAGGCGTTTGCCGTCGTGCGGGAAGCAGGTAAACGAGTGCTCGGCAAACGCCACTTCGATGTGCAATTGATGGGGGGGATCGTTCTCCATCAAGGGCGGATCGCTGAGATGCGTACAGGGGAAGGAAAAACCCTTGTCGCTACACTGCCTTCCTATTTAAATGCGCTGTCGGGAAAAGGCGTTCATGTCATTACGGTGAACGATTACCTGGCTCGCCGGGACGCGGAAGAGATGGGGCAGCTCCATCGGTTTCTTGGCCTTTCTGTAGGCTTAAACATCAACGGTATGGAACCGCATGAGAAAAAAGCGGCTTACGCGGCCGATATCACATATGGTACGAACAACGAATTCGGGTTCGATTATTTGCGCGACAATATGGCAATGTCGCTGGATCAGATGGTACAGCGGGAATTGCACTACTGTATTGTCGACGAAGTGGACTCCATCCTGATCGATGAAGCGCGCACGCCGCTAATCATCTCGGGCATGGCGGAAGAGTCCACGGAAATGTACATTCGCGCCAATATTTTCGTCTCCGGCTTGCGTGCCGAAGAAGACTACACCGTTGACGAAAAAGCGCGCTCTGCCGTACTGACGGAACAAGGCGTACGCAAGGCGGAACGCTTCTTTGGCATCCAAAACCTCTTTGAACCGAGTCATATCTCGATTCATCACCATATCACGCAAGCGCTCAAGGCGCATACGTTGATGCATCGGGATAAAGATTACGTGGTGCAGAACGATGAGATTATCATCGTCGACGAGTTCACCGGCCGTTTGATGCACGGTCGCCGCTACAGCGAAGGGCTGCATCAGGCGATCGAAGCGAAGGAAGGCGTGCGGATTCAGAACGAATCGAAGACGCTCGCGACCATTACGCTGCAAAACTACTTCCGCATGTACAAGAAGCTTTCCGGCATGACGGGTACCGCGAAAACGGAAGAAGAAGAATTCCGTTCGATCTACGGCATGGATGTGGTCGTCATTCCGACGAACCGTCCCAACCAGCGGATCGATTTGCCCGATGTGATTTACAAAAACATGCGCGGCAAGTTCAACGCGGTGGTGGCGGAAATCGAAAAACGGCATGCGAAAGGGCAACCGGTGCTTGTGGGTACCACCTCGATCGAAAAGTCGGAATACCTTTCTTCCTTGCTGAAGAAAAAAGGCATTCCCCATCAAGTCTTGAACGCGAAACACCATGAGCGTGAAGCGCAGATCGTGGCGCTCGCCGGACAAAAAGGCGCCGTGACGATCGCCACCAACATGGCGGGACGCGGGACCGACATCATTCTCGGCGAAGGTGTCGCAGAATTGGGGGGCTTGCATATCATCGGTACGGAGCGTCACGAGAGCCGCCGCATCGACAACCAATTGCGCGGGCGGGCGGGACGTCAGGGCGATCCGGGCTCAAGCCAATTTTTCCTCTCGCTTGAGGACGATCTGATGCGGCTGTTTGGTTCGGAGAATATCATGGCAATGATGGATCGCCTGGGACTCGAAGAAGATCAGCCGATCGAAAATCGTCTGGTCACGCGTGCCATCGAAAGTGCGCAGAAGAAAGTGGAAGGGAATAACTTCGATATCCGGAAACACGTGTTGAAATACGATGATGTCATGAATCAGCAGCGCGAAGTGATGTACAAACAACGGCGCGAGCTTCTGGAAAGTGACGATGTTTCCGATACGATCATCAACATGGCAAATGAATTGCTGTCTTACGCTGTGGACACGTATTGTCAGGAAGAAATCGTTCCGGAAGATTGGGATCTGCAAGGATTGATCGATTATCTGGAACACCATATGTTGTCCCCTGGCAAATTGAAGAAGGAAGAGCTCACTAGGTATGCGGACCGCACCGAGATGCTCGAATTCTTGCAGGGACTTGTCCAAGAGGAATATAAAGCCCGTGCGGAGCAGTTAGGCCCGGTCATGAAAGACTTTGAAAAAGTCATTCTGTTGCGCGCGGTTGACAGCAAGTGGATGGATCATATCGACGCGATGGATCAACTGCGTCAAGGCATCCATTTGCGTGCGTATGGTCAGCGCGATCCGCTTGTTGAATACAAATTTGAAGGATACGAGATGTTTGAAGCGATGATCCATTCGATTCGCGAAGAAGTCGTCCTCCTTGTCTTCAAGGCAAACGTTGGTATTGAGGTTCAACCTGTTCAAGTACAAGTATAA
- a CDS encoding protein-export chaperone SecB — protein MYASLQFRDYQVRNIEYKFNPFYEGEDELVPEFDYEIQTDQDDWSGAWVILNFSIGDRTLNSSPIYVYASIAGYFHLNGIDDYETAMSYYKVNALAILFPYLRGLVSEITSKGSEAPLILPTLNIVALLEELDNSKNNETQKLEQE, from the coding sequence ATGTATGCTAGTCTACAATTTAGGGATTACCAAGTTAGAAATATCGAATATAAATTCAATCCGTTTTATGAAGGTGAAGATGAACTAGTACCCGAATTCGATTATGAAATACAAACTGATCAGGATGATTGGTCTGGGGCATGGGTCATATTAAACTTTTCAATCGGAGATAGGACTCTAAATAGTTCTCCAATATATGTTTATGCTTCCATTGCTGGTTATTTTCATTTAAATGGTATTGACGATTATGAAACGGCTATGAGTTATTACAAAGTTAATGCACTGGCCATACTATTTCCTTATTTAAGGGGATTAGTATCAGAGATTACGAGTAAGGGAAGCGAAGCACCTTTGATACTCCCTACATTAAACATTGTTGCCTTATTGGAGGAACTCGATAATAGTAAAAATAATGAAACACAAAAACTTGAACAGGAATAA